In the genome of Bacillus thuringiensis, the window TACTTCCCTATATTAGTCGGTTTTATTCCAGAATTCAAGCGTCTGGAGAATTATCAATATTTTAAAATAACATAGCGTTTTCAAGGGTTTTTCAGCCTTTTTTTCATGTATTTTCCTTTCTGTATATTTTATACAATAAAAAAGAACCTACGCGAAAACTTACACACAATTCAGTCGTTTTCAGGAGTATTATGAACTCAAATATGCTATCATTTATTTGAAAGTGTCATCATTTGCAGGATTTTCGTGTACATATGAACAATATATGAAATCAATATCAAAATTCCATCTATAGGGGGAATGAAAGTGGCAGAAAATCAAAAAGTTTACGACATAACAATTATTGGTGGTGGTCCAACAGGACTATTCACAGCATTTTATGGCGGGATGAGACAAGCAAGTGTAAAAATCATTGAAAGCTTACCTCAACTTGGAGGACAATTATCCGCACTCTACCCTGAAAAATACATTTATGATGTAGCTGGATTTCCAAAAGTGCGCGCACAAGAATTAGTTGATAACTTAAAAGAGCAAATGAAGAAATTTGATCCAACCATTTGCTTAGAAGAAGCTGTTGATACGCTTGAAAAACAAGCTGATGGTGTATTTAAACTGGTTACGAATAAACAAACTCACTATTCTAAATCAGTCATTATTACTGCCGGCAATGGTGCTTTCCAACCACGCCGCTTAGAATTAGAAGGTACAGCAAAATACGAAAAGAAAAACTTACATTATTTCGTTGATGATATGAATAAATTTGCTGGCAAGCGCGTCGTAGTATTTGGCGGTGGCGACTCAGCAGTAGACTGGACGATGATGTTAGACCCGATTGCTGACAAAGTTACAATCGTTCATCGCCGTGATAAATTCCGCGCACATGAACATAGCGTCGAAAACTTAATGAATTCTCGTGCAGAAGTAAGTACACCGTATGTTCCAGTTGAACTCATTGGTGATGACAAAATTGAACAAGTTGTTCTTCAGCACGTAAAAACTGAAGAAAAGGTTATCATCGATGTTGACGACGTAATTGTAAACTACGGCTTCGTTTCCTCTCTTGGTCCAATTAAAAACTGGGGCTTAGATATACAAAAAAATAGCATCCTTGTAAATTCAAAAATGGAAACAAATATTCCTGGCATTTACGCTGCTGGTGACATTTGTACATATGAAGGAAAAGTAAAACTCATTGCTTGCGGCTTTGGCGAAGCACCGACAGCAGTAAACAATGCAAAAGCTTACTTCGATCCAAATGCAAAACTTCAACCGATGCATAGCTCAAGTATGTTTTAATATGAAAAAAATAAAAGCACAATGAGTTCGATAAACTATCGAACTCATTGTGCTTTTCGTCTAAAAAAATTATTGTTTTCTTCTTCTACCTAATACGAATAATACTCCGCCAACTAAGAATGAAATTCCCGCACCAACTGACATCATCCATGAATGTGCTGCCCCTGTTTTCGGTAATTCTTTTTCTACTTTTACTTGCGGTTCTTTAATTAACTTTTCAAGTTTTACTTCCGGTTCTTCCGGTTTCACTTCTGGCTCCTTCGGCTCTTTTAGATCCTCCGGTTTCACTTCTGGTTCCTTCGGGTCTTTCAGATCCTCCGGTTTCACTTCTGGCTCCTTCGGCTCTTTCGGGTCTTCCGGTTTCACTTCTGGCTCCTTCGGCTCTTTCGGGTCTTCCGGTTTCACTTCTGGTTCCTTCGGCTCTTTCGGATCCTCCGGTTTCACTTCTGGTTCCTTCGGGTCTTTCAGATCCTCCGGTTTCACTTCTGGCTCCTTCGGCTCTTTCGGGTCTTCCGGTTTCACTTCTGGTTCCTTCGGCTCTTTCGGGTCTTCCGGTTTCACTTCTGGTTCCTTCGGGTCTTTCGGATCCTCCGGTTTCACTTCTGGTTCCTTCGGCTCTTTCAGATCCTCCGGTTTCACTTCTGGCTCCTTCGGCTCTTTCGGGTCTTCCGGTTTCACTTCTGGTTCCTTCGGGTCTTTCGGGTCTTCCGGTTTCACTTCTGGTTCCTTCGGGTCTTTCGGATCCTCTGGTTTCACTTCTGGTTCCTTCGGGTCTTTCGGGTCTTTCGGTTCTTTCGGTTCTTTCGGGTCTTCCGGTTTCACTTCTGGTTCTTTCGGATCTTCCGGTTTCACTTCTGGTTCCTTCGGGTCTTTCGGATCCTCTGGTTTCACTTCTGGTTCCTTCGGGTCTTTCGGTATCTTAAAATCTTCTTTTGTTTTCGGTAAAATTGTAACTGTAGGCTCAAGTGGTGGATTTATTCTATCGTCCACTACTGCTTTATTTGTTATCCCTTTACTTGGTGCTGCTTTTACCTTCGCTTTAAAAATAATACTACGTTCTTTCGTATCTGTAATTTCTAGATACTTCGCTATTACTTTTCCAAACTCCATTTTTAACTCTACTGGATTTGGCTCAGCCCCTTCAAATCTAATGCTATCTTGCACGTACTCTAAACCGGCTGGAATTTCATCTTCTACCTTTACCTCAGCTAATTTTCCGTTTTCTACCGTATTTTCAAAGCTAATTCGGTATTCGATTTCTTCTCCTAGCTTCGGTTCTTTATTACTTACTGTCTTCGTTGCTTTTAACTTACCAGCTTTATATTCTGGCTTTATTGTCGCTGTCGGTTCCATAACTGGATGATTTGGGTCATCTACGTGAATAATCGCTTTATTTGTTATTTCCTCTCCAACTTTTACTGATTCTTTTACCCTTACTTTAAAGATGATACTTCTTTCTTTCGTATCCGTAATTTCTGGATACTTCACTGTTACTTTTCCATTCTCAACTTTAAGTTCTGTTGGTACAGGCTTATCACCTACGGCCTTCAGACTATCTTTCACATACTCTAAACCAGACGGAATTTCATCTTCAATCTTTACATCAACTAACTTTCCGCCATCTACTGTGCCGTTAAAAGTAATTCGATATTCGATTTCTTCCCCTAGCTTTGGTTCATGATTACTTACTTCTTTCCTTGCCTCTAGTTTCCCATCTTTATATTGCGGTGTAATTGGTATAAGTGACTCAACTGGTGGATTTGTCGGATTATTATCATCCACAACCGCCTTGTTTATAATTTCTTTTCCTACTTGTACCGTTTCTTGTACTTTCGCTTTAAAGATGATACTTCTTTTTTTCGTATCCGTAATTTCTGGATACTTTGCTGTTACTTTTCCATTCTCAACTTTAAGTTCTACTGGATTTGGTTCCGGCCCATCAGACTTTATACTATCCTGTACGTATTCTAAACCGGCTGGAATTTCATCTTCTACCTTTACCTCAGCTAATTTTCCGTTTTCTACCGTATTTTCAAAACTAATTCGATATTCTACTTCTTCTCCTAACTTCGGTTCATGGTTGCTTACTGTTTTTTCTGCTTGTAATGCACCAGCTTTATATTGAGGCTGTATAGCGACATTCGGTTTCTCTGGTGGATTTATAGTATCTTCCACAACCGCCGTATTCACAATCGCTTCGCCAATTTTAGCTTTTTCTTTCACTTTTACTTTAAAGACGATGCTTCTTTCTTTCATATCCGTAATTTCTGGATATTCTGCGAGTACTGTGCCGTTTTTCACTTTTACATGCAACGGTTTTGGATTATCCCCCTCAGCTCTTTCGCTACCTTCTACAAACTCTAAACTGTTTGGTAATTCATCCTTAATTTTCACCTTCGCTACTTTTCCATGCTCTACTACGTTACGGAACGTAATTCGATACTCTACTTCTTCTCCTAATTTTGGAGCTGGGTTATTTACTGTTTTCTCCGCTTTTATTTTTCCATTCTTATACTCCGGTGTAATAATCGCTTCTGGTTTTTGCGGAGGATTCTTTGGATTATCATCATCCACAATTGCCGTATTCACGATTTTCTTACCGACTTTTACTGCTTCCGTTACTTTTACCTTAAAGCGAATACTACGCTCAGTTGTATCAGTAATATTTTCATACTTCGCTGTGATTTTTCCAGCCTCTTCTTTTAGCTCTACTGGATTCGGTTCATTACCTTCTGCTTTTAAACTGTCCTTTACATACTCTAATCCATTTGGTAGTTGATCCTCGATTTTCATCTCGGCTAACTTTCCGTTTTCTACCGTATTTTTAAAACTAATTCGGTACTCTACTTCTTCTCCTAGCTTTGGATCTTTTTTGCTTACCTTTTTATTAGCTTTAAATTTACCAGCTTTATGCTGCGGTGTAATATCTACTTCCGGTCGCTCTGGTGGATTTTTTGTATCATCAACAATTGCTTTATTTACAATTGCTTTGTCCACTTCAACAGAATCTTTCACCTTCACTTTAAAGATAATACTTCTTTCTTTCATGTCAGTGATATTTTCATACTTCGCACTAACCTTACCAACTTCTTCTTTCAACTCTACTGGGGCTGGCTTATCACCTTCTGCTTTTAGACTATCTTTCACATACTCTAAACCAGACGGAATTTCATCCTCAATTTTCACCTCTGCCAGCTCTCCATCTTTCACCGTATTATTAAATGAAATTCGGTATTCGATTTCTTCCCCTAGCTTCGGTTTATGATTATTCACCTTTTTATGAGCAGCAATTTTACCGTCTTTATATTGCGGTGTAATTTTCGCTGTCGGTTCAGTTATAGGGTGGTTCGGATCATCAACATGGATAATTGCCTTATTTGTAATGTCCTTCCCTATTGCAACTGAATCTTTCACCTTCACTTTAAAAACGATACTTCTTTCTTTCGTATCCATAATCTCTGAATACTTTGCCATTACCTTACCATTTTCTACTTTCAACTCCACTGGTTTTGGCTCTTCACCTTCAGCCTTTTCGCTTCCTTCTACAAACTCTAATCCAGCTGGAATTTCATCTTCTATTTTTACCTCTGCTAGTTTTCCATCTTTCACCGTATTATTAAAAATAATTCGATATTCGATTTCCTCACCTAACTTCGGTTCATGATTACTTACTTCTTTTCTCGCCTCAATTTTTCCATCTTTATATTGTGGTGTAATCGGTACATAAGGCTCTTCTGGCAAATTCTTTGTATCATCTACAATTGCCTTATTTACGATTTCTTCGCCCACTTTTACGATTTCTTTTACCTTCGCTTTAAAGACAATGCTTCTTTCCTCTGCATCTGTAATTTCTAGATACTTTGCCATTACCTTATTATTTTTCACCTGTAGCTCTACTGGTTTCGGTTTAGAACCTTCTGCTGTGATGCTGCCTTCTACATACTCTAAACCATTTGGTAATGCATCCTGTATATTTACCTCTGCTAGTTTTCCGTTTTCTATCGTGTTTTTAAAACTAATTCGATATTCTACTTCTTCTCCTAGTTTCGGTTTATGATTATTGGCCACTTTCTGCGCAGCAATTTTACCATCTTTATATTGCGGAGTAATTTCCACGTGAGGCTCTTCTGGCTCATTTTTTGTAGCTACTACGATTGCTTTATTAACAATCTCCTTGCCTATTTCTGCTTCTTCTTTTACTTTCACTTTAAAGATAATACTTCTTTCTTTTGTATCCGCAATTTCTAGATACTTTGCCATTACCTTGCCGTTTTCAAATTTCAATTCTACCGGACTAGGCTTAAATCCTTCTGCTTGTAAACTGTTCTCTACATACTCTAATCCAGCTGGAATTTCATCTTCTACTTTAACCTCTACTAGTTTTCCGTTTTCTACCGTGTTTTTAAAACTAATTCGGTATTCTACTTCTTCTCCTAATTTCGGTTTTTTATTGTTTACAAATTTCTCTGCTTTAAGCTTACCGTCTTTATATTCTGGCGTAATTGTTACTTCTGAAGTTGTTGGATCTTTTGTATCATCAACAACTACTTTATTGACAATGCCTTCACCAACTTTTACTTCTTCTTTTACTTTCGCTTTAAAGACGATACTTCTTTCTTCTGTATCCATAATTTCTGGATATTTGACGATTACTTTTCCATCTTTCACTTTCAGTTCTACCGGATTCGGCTTAGAACCTTCCGCTCGTAAACTATCTTTCACATACTCTAATCCATTTGGTAAATCGTCTTCTATTTTTACCTCTGCTAGCTTTCCGTTTTCTACCGTGTTTTTAAAACTAATTCGGTATTCTACTTCTTCTCCTAACTTCGGCGTTTCATTATTTACCGTTTTCTTCGCTTCTACTTTTCCATCTTTATGCTGCGGAGTAATTTCTGCCGTCGGTGTTTCTGGTTCATTTTTCGTATCATCAATAATTGCTTTATTGACGATTTTTTTACCGACTTTCACTTCATCTTTTACTTTCACTTTAAAAGTGATACTTCTTTCTTCTGTATCCGTAATCTCTGGATACTTCGCCATTACCTTACCATTTTCCACTTTCAATTCTACTGGATCCGGCTTAGATCCTTCTGCTTTCACACTGTTTTCTACATACTCTAAACCTTCTGGTAAAGTATCTTCTATTTTCACCTCTGCTAGTTTTCCGTCTTCTACCGTGTTTTTAAAACTAATTCGGTATTCTACTTCTTCTCCTAACTTCGGCGTTTCATTATTTACCGTTTTCTTCGCTTTCACTTTTCCGTCTTTATGTTGCGGAATAATTTCTGCTATCGGTGTTTCTGGCGGATGTTTCGTATCGCTCACAATCGCTTCATTAACAATCGAATCGCTCACTTTACCTTTTACTTTCACTTTAAAGGTAATACTTCTCTCTTTCGTATCTGTAATCTCAGGATACTTTGCCATTACCTTACCGTTTTCAAATTTCAATTCCACTGGATCTGGCTTAGATCCTTCTGCTTTTACACTATCTTTCACATACTCTAATCCATTTGGTAAATCATCTTCTATTATTACCTCTGTTAGCTTTCCATGTTCTACCGTATTTTTAAAGCTGATTCGGTATTCCACTTCTTCTCCTAACTTCGGCGTTTCATTATTTACCATCTTTTTCGCTTCAAGTTTTCCAGCTTTATACTGAGGAATAATTTCCGCTGTCGGATTAACTGGCTTATTTTGCGAATCATCAATAGTTGCTTTATTAATAATTTTTTTACCGACTTTTACTTCTTCTTTTACTTTCACTTTAAAAACGATACTTCTTTCTTCTGTATCCATAATTTCTGGATATTTTGCCATTACCTTACCGTTTTCAAATTTCAGCTCTACTGAATCTGTTCCGGTACCTTCTGCTTTCAAACTATTTTCTACATACTCTAAACCTTCTGGTAAAGTATCCTCTATTGTCACGTCTGTTAGCTTTCCGTTCTTTACCGTATTTTTCATACTAATTCGGTATTCAACTTCTTCTCCTAACTTCGGTGTTTCATTATTTACGATTTTCTTCGCTTTAATTTTTCCATCTTTATGTAATGGTGTAATTTTCGCTTCTGGTTCTTTCGGATGTTTCATATCATCAACAATTGCCTTATTGATGATTTCCTTACCCACTTCCGCTTCTTCCTTCACCTTTACCTTAAAGACGATACTTCTTTCTTTCATATCCGTAATATTTTCGTATTCAGCAATAACTTTTCCATCTTTCACACTTAACTTTAATGGAGCTGGTTTATCACCTTCAGCCTTTTCACTGCCTTTTACATACTCTAAACCGTTAGGAATTGTATCCTCTATTTTTACCTTTTCTAGTTTTCCGTTTTCTACCGTATTCTTAAAGCTAATTCGGTATTCTACTTCTTCGCCTAGTTTTGGTGATGGATTATCTACTGTCTTCGTCGAATCAATTATTCCATCCTTATGTTGCGGAGTAATTCTTTCCTCCGGCTCAATCGGTGGATTTTTCGTATCATCAACAATTGCTTTATTGACAATCTCTTTATCTACTTTTGCTTCTTCCTTCACCTTTACTTTAAAGACGATACTTCTTTCTTTCATATCCATAATATCGATATACTTAGCTTTGACTATCCCATTTTCAACAGCTAATTCTACTGGTCCAGGTGCTTCTCCTTCAGCCTTGATGCTATTTTCTACATATTCAAGACCTTTTGGAATTGTATCTTCCACTCGCACCTCTTCTAGTTTTCCGTTCTCAACCGTATTATGAAAACTAATGCGGTACTCGATTTCTTCACCTAGCTTTGGTTTCTTATTATTAACTACCTTTGTAGCAGCAATTTCACCTTTTTTACTTTGCGGTGTAATAACAACCTTTGATTCAACAGGCTCATTTTTCGGATCTTTTGCAATTGCTTTATTTACAATTGCCTCCCCTACTTTTGCCGAATCTTTTACTTTCACTTTAAAAACAATACTTCTTTTTTCTGTATCCATAATTTCTGGATACTTTGCCATTACTTTTCCGTCTTCCACTTTTAGTTCTACTGGCTCTGGTTTTATGCCTTCAGCTTTCAAACTATCTTTCACGTATTCAACACCTTTAGGTAATGTATCTTCTACTAGCACCTTTTCTAGTTTTCCATTTTCTACCGTATTATAAAATGTAATTCGGTATTCCACTTCTTCTCCTAGTTTTGGTGTTTGATTCGTTACGCTTTTTTCTACATCCACTTTACCGTATTTATAATCCGGCGTAATCTTTTCTTCTGGATGCTCAGATTGTCCATTTGGCTCACTCACAACCGCTTTATTAACAATCGTTTCTCCCGCTTTTGCCTCTTCTTTTACTTTCACTTTAAAGGCAATGCTTCGCTCTTTTGTATCCGTAATCTCTGGATATTTTGCTATTACCTTACCATTTTCTACTTTTAACTCTACTGGATTTGGTTCAGCACCTTCAGCTCGCTCACTACCTTGAACAAATTCTAAGTTAGCTGGAATTTCATCTTCTATTGTAACTGCATCTAGTTTTCCGTTTTCCACCGTATTTTTGAAGCTAATTTGATATTCAACTTCTTCTCCTAGCTTCGGCTTCTTATTTGTTGCTTTTTTCTTTGCAGCAATTTTACCGGCCTTATGCTGTGGTGTAATCTTCTCTTCTAGATCCTTTGGTGGATTTGTTTTATCACTAACGGTTGCTTTGTTAACAATTTCTTCACCAATTTTTGCAGTTTCTTTTACTTTTGTTTTAAAGACGATACTTCTTTCTTCCATATCCATAATTTCTGGATACTTTGCAATTACTTTGCCATTTTCAAACTTTAGCTCTACTGGCTCTGGTTTTATACCTTCGGCTTTCAAGCTATCTTTCACGTATTCAAGACTACTTGGTAATTCGTCTTCAATTGTCAATACATCTAGACGTCCATCTTTTGTCTTATTTTTAAATGTAATACGATACTCTACCTCGTCACCTAGCTTCGGTGTTTTATTAGAAGCTATTTTTCTCGCCTCTATTTCTCCCGGAACTTCTTTTGGCAGCGTAACCGTAACATTTGCATCATCTGCAGTTTCATAATTTACCTCGGTACTATCTTTTCCCTTTACAGCAACGATATTTTTTATTGTTGTATCTGATTGTACAGAAGCTTTCACTTTTACTTTAAATGTAATAATGGCACTTTCACCAGGCTTTAAAACACCGCCGTCTTTAGCATCTGCCCCTTCACCAATACGGAAATCAATTTGATTATTTACAAACTCTGCTTCATCGTCGCTTGCATTATCTGTTTTATTTCCTTTATTACTTCCAGAAACATATTGAATAGACCCCGGAACATACTCTAAACGATCATCTAATTTATCAAAACCTTTTACATTAGATACAGGCGATTGGTTATTTTTCGTATCATTTTTCACTTCAATTTGATACGTAAACTCTTCACCGGCTTTAATTTCCTTAACTTCTTTACCAACACTATCTAATGCCTTTTTATCAACTTGTAAGTTTGGAGCATTATGTTCTGTAACGAATGTAGCGTTATTTAATACGTAAATATCACCAGTACCACCATTTGCTCTAAAACGCATTTTTGCTTCTTTTAAATCATTTTTTACTTGAGTAGGTCCTTCAAGATGATACGTATGAATGTCAGTACTGAATGAATTTGTCCAATCCGGGTTATATCCTGGATATTTTTTTGTAACAAACTCGTTAGTACCGTCTACTTGTACTTCTGTCATAGACGAATCATTCGCATCATTATCTTTACCGTTAATATTTTTTATCTTTATATATCCAGCACCAAAATCATATTCTCCATAATCATATGCATATCCATCTTTCTCAGCTGGATCACCTTGCGATGAAAAATAACTAAATTTCGCCTTAAAAGCACCTTCTTTTGGTGTGTTTATTTTATTAACACTAATATCTGTCCAAGCTGTGCTTTTTTGAGAGACTAGCCCTTCCCAAATCTTCATGTCTTTTACTGTTTCTTTATAGTTTTCATAAACTAATATAAGATTCCAGTTACCCCAGTAATAGCCGCCACCTGCTACATCTTTAATTTGTGGCACATTCGCAACTGTCAACGTTTGAGAAATGCCTTGCTGTGCAATTACATTTGTTACATCTGCATACGCAACATATCCTGCGCCACTACCTGAGTAATTAGAAATATAAGGTAGGTAATCCGCTTTTCGTATGCTATCAGCAGTTACCTCTGCATATTCTTTATTTCCCATTTTCATTTTGACTGGTTGTCGTACATCATTATCACTAACTCTTTGATTAACATTTGTACTAGTTACAGTTCCCATTGCAGCTGTCCAAAACAAATACGCCTTTTTCACTTTACTTCCAGCAGGGATGTTAGGAAATGCACCTGTTGACGAATTAAAAGTACTATCATCGTTATCAACGTCCACAGTCATTTTATTCGTTTTATAACCCATACTTTGTCTTCCATAATGATCCGTAGTCAAACCAAGCGTCACATTACCAGTTTGTACTAAATTACCGGCAGTAATAATAGAATACAGTGGGTCTCCAAATCCTTGTTTATCTCCTGTTTGAATTTGAACCTTTGAAGCATTTTCTGATGCAGCTTGTACTTTTGCATCACTCTGCTTTACTGCTAAAGGTGATTGCTTTTTCTCTTCTTTTAGTTGCTTCTCAGCCT includes:
- a CDS encoding NAD(P)/FAD-dependent oxidoreductase; this encodes MAENQKVYDITIIGGGPTGLFTAFYGGMRQASVKIIESLPQLGGQLSALYPEKYIYDVAGFPKVRAQELVDNLKEQMKKFDPTICLEEAVDTLEKQADGVFKLVTNKQTHYSKSVIITAGNGAFQPRRLELEGTAKYEKKNLHYFVDDMNKFAGKRVVVFGGGDSAVDWTMMLDPIADKVTIVHRRDKFRAHEHSVENLMNSRAEVSTPYVPVELIGDDKIEQVVLQHVKTEEKVIIDVDDVIVNYGFVSSLGPIKNWGLDIQKNSILVNSKMETNIPGIYAAGDICTYEGKVKLIACGFGEAPTAVNNAKAYFDPNAKLQPMHSSSMF
- a CDS encoding isopeptide-forming domain-containing fimbrial protein, which produces MKQVLKCFNVVTMITLLLSIILPAPSAFATEINKKSWDELQGNDVKIKAEQVNAEIYKGEVAEREHVFQYTVENTGATPIQELVIKQNNDNEIAFLPQSAKVNGEKLPENKVADFYVEEKDKGGKILSSNLKIQDLKSHEKMTVLIKARRAQHFNKEYKQKISVQKDQLQIGNMSVDVEGLPSEDNLEANTDDEADSSKKAIGSTTDSKTKEVDGKLKVSVEDKNRSTQKTEIDKVQQPEAEKQLKEEKKQSPLAVKQSDAKVQAASENASKVQIQTGDKQGFGDPLYSIITAGNLVQTGNVTLGLTTDHYGRQSMGYKTNKMTVDVDNDDSTFNSSTGAFPNIPAGSKVKKAYLFWTAAMGTVTSTNVNQRVSDNDVRQPVKMKMGNKEYAEVTADSIRKADYLPYISNYSGSGAGYVAYADVTNVIAQQGISQTLTVANVPQIKDVAGGGYYWGNWNLILVYENYKETVKDMKIWEGLVSQKSTAWTDISVNKINTPKEGAFKAKFSYFSSQGDPAEKDGYAYDYGEYDFGAGYIKIKNINGKDNDANDSSMTEVQVDGTNEFVTKKYPGYNPDWTNSFSTDIHTYHLEGPTQVKNDLKEAKMRFRANGGTGDIYVLNNATFVTEHNAPNLQVDKKALDSVGKEVKEIKAGEEFTYQIEVKNDTKNNQSPVSNVKGFDKLDDRLEYVPGSIQYVSGSNKGNKTDNASDDEAEFVNNQIDFRIGEGADAKDGGVLKPGESAIITFKVKVKASVQSDTTIKNIVAVKGKDSTEVNYETADDANVTVTLPKEVPGEIEARKIASNKTPKLGDEVEYRITFKNKTKDGRLDVLTIEDELPSSLEYVKDSLKAEGIKPEPVELKFENGKVIAKYPEIMDMEERSIVFKTKVKETAKIGEEIVNKATVSDKTNPPKDLEEKITPQHKAGKIAAKKKATNKKPKLGEEVEYQISFKNTVENGKLDAVTIEDEIPANLEFVQGSERAEGAEPNPVELKVENGKVIAKYPEITDTKERSIAFKVKVKEEAKAGETIVNKAVVSEPNGQSEHPEEKITPDYKYGKVDVEKSVTNQTPKLGEEVEYRITFYNTVENGKLEKVLVEDTLPKGVEYVKDSLKAEGIKPEPVELKVEDGKVMAKYPEIMDTEKRSIVFKVKVKDSAKVGEAIVNKAIAKDPKNEPVESKVVITPQSKKGEIAATKVVNNKKPKLGEEIEYRISFHNTVENGKLEEVRVEDTIPKGLEYVENSIKAEGEAPGPVELAVENGIVKAKYIDIMDMKERSIVFKVKVKEEAKVDKEIVNKAIVDDTKNPPIEPEERITPQHKDGIIDSTKTVDNPSPKLGEEVEYRISFKNTVENGKLEKVKIEDTIPNGLEYVKGSEKAEGDKPAPLKLSVKDGKVIAEYENITDMKERSIVFKVKVKEEAEVGKEIINKAIVDDMKHPKEPEAKITPLHKDGKIKAKKIVNNETPKLGEEVEYRISMKNTVKNGKLTDVTIEDTLPEGLEYVENSLKAEGTGTDSVELKFENGKVMAKYPEIMDTEERSIVFKVKVKEEVKVGKKIINKATIDDSQNKPVNPTAEIIPQYKAGKLEAKKMVNNETPKLGEEVEYRISFKNTVEHGKLTEVIIEDDLPNGLEYVKDSVKAEGSKPDPVELKFENGKVMAKYPEITDTKERSITFKVKVKGKVSDSIVNEAIVSDTKHPPETPIAEIIPQHKDGKVKAKKTVNNETPKLGEEVEYRISFKNTVEDGKLAEVKIEDTLPEGLEYVENSVKAEGSKPDPVELKVENGKVMAKYPEITDTEERSITFKVKVKDEVKVGKKIVNKAIIDDTKNEPETPTAEITPQHKDGKVEAKKTVNNETPKLGEEVEYRISFKNTVENGKLAEVKIEDDLPNGLEYVKDSLRAEGSKPNPVELKVKDGKVIVKYPEIMDTEERSIVFKAKVKEEVKVGEGIVNKVVVDDTKDPTTSEVTITPEYKDGKLKAEKFVNNKKPKLGEEVEYRISFKNTVENGKLVEVKVEDEIPAGLEYVENSLQAEGFKPSPVELKFENGKVMAKYLEIADTKERSIIFKVKVKEEAEIGKEIVNKAIVVATKNEPEEPHVEITPQYKDGKIAAQKVANNHKPKLGEEVEYRISFKNTIENGKLAEVNIQDALPNGLEYVEGSITAEGSKPKPVELQVKNNKVMAKYLEITDAEERSIVFKAKVKEIVKVGEEIVNKAIVDDTKNLPEEPYVPITPQYKDGKIEARKEVSNHEPKLGEEIEYRIIFNNTVKDGKLAEVKIEDEIPAGLEFVEGSEKAEGEEPKPVELKVENGKVMAKYSEIMDTKERSIVFKVKVKDSVAIGKDITNKAIIHVDDPNHPITEPTAKITPQYKDGKIAAHKKVNNHKPKLGEEIEYRISFNNTVKDGELAEVKIEDEIPSGLEYVKDSLKAEGDKPAPVELKEEVGKVSAKYENITDMKERSIIFKVKVKDSVEVDKAIVNKAIVDDTKNPPERPEVDITPQHKAGKFKANKKVSKKDPKLGEEVEYRISFKNTVENGKLAEMKIEDQLPNGLEYVKDSLKAEGNEPNPVELKEEAGKITAKYENITDTTERSIRFKVKVTEAVKVGKKIVNTAIVDDDNPKNPPQKPEAIITPEYKNGKIKAEKTVNNPAPKLGEEVEYRITFRNVVEHGKVAKVKIKDELPNSLEFVEGSERAEGDNPKPLHVKVKNGTVLAEYPEITDMKERSIVFKVKVKEKAKIGEAIVNTAVVEDTINPPEKPNVAIQPQYKAGALQAEKTVSNHEPKLGEEVEYRISFENTVENGKLAEVKVEDEIPAGLEYVQDSIKSDGPEPNPVELKVENGKVTAKYPEITDTKKRSIIFKAKVQETVQVGKEIINKAVVDDNNPTNPPVESLIPITPQYKDGKLEARKEVSNHEPKLGEEIEYRITFNGTVDGGKLVDVKIEDEIPSGLEYVKDSLKAVGDKPVPTELKVENGKVTVKYPEITDTKERSIIFKVRVKESVKVGEEITNKAIIHVDDPNHPVMEPTATIKPEYKAGKLKATKTVSNKEPKLGEEIEYRISFENTVENGKLAEVKVEDEIPAGLEYVQDSIRFEGAEPNPVELKMEFGKVIAKYLEITDTKERSIIFKAKVKAAPSKGITNKAVVDDRINPPLEPTVTILPKTKEDFKIPKDPKEPEVKPEDPKDPKEPEVKPEDPKEPEVKPEDPKEPKEPKDPKDPKEPEVKPEDPKDPKEPEVKPEDPKDPKEPEVKPEDPKEPKEPEVKPEDLKEPKEPEVKPEDPKDPKEPEVKPEDPKEPKEPEVKPEDPKEPKEPEVKPEDLKDPKEPEVKPEDPKEPKEPEVKPEDPKEPKEPEVKPEDPKEPKEPEVKPEDLKDPKEPEVKPEDLKEPKEPEVKPEEPEVKLEKLIKEPQVKVEKELPKTGAAHSWMMSVGAGISFLVGGVLFVLGRRRKQ